In Flavobacterium sp. GSB-24, the genomic window GGATATCCAGCTGATAAAGAAGGTCCAGAGATTTTATTAACCCGCTATGAAACGGCAGCTTTGCTCAGGATCAGTTTAACAAGTTTATGGAAGTGGACTAAAGAGCAGAAACTGCAGAGTTATGGAATGGGGAATCGCCGGTATTATAAGAAGAATGAAGTTCTGCAGTGTCTAAAAACTTTTTAGTTTTTAGGCATTTTATGAATTTTAAGATTTTAACATAAAAAAAAACTTGGACTGCTTTTATTAAGTAGTCCAAGTTTTTATTGAAATTGGGTAAATCATTTTTGATAAAGCAGATCTTATGGCCAGAATTCGAAATTTACAATAAAAGCGAAAACAGAAATGATGATTCCGAACATAAAAATATTGTAAGTGATTCGGAGTAAACTGTATTTTTTTTTCAATACCAGCCCATGATAATATACATCTTTAACCATGGAATCATATAAATATTCGCTGTCATTGAGCATTTGATGAAACGCCCAATTATAATCTTCAAAAGAGGTTTTGTAAAAATTTCCGAAAAACAAAAGATTTAGGTTTTTTTTCTCCACTTCAACTTTGCTAAAGTTTGCTTTGGTTATATTGGGTCTGGTGGTGAGTATAGCGAAAACTATTGATATTGTGCTGAATACCACTAAGATAAATGCCGGTATTATTAAATGTGTATTGGTGTGTCTGCCTAATTTTGGGAAAAGAATAGAAAGAGAAACCGAGATAATAATAGTATTAACGGAAAGCAAAATATGAGCTTTTTTATCGGCATATCCACTTACCTTGTACTGGTTGTTAATTGTTGTTCTAAACATGGTATCGATGCCTTTGCCCGGATTTTCTTTTCCAGAAACTTTATTTTTTTCCTTAGGTGCTGCCAGAAGTAATTCTTCTGAGTTTTCTTTTTCTATGCTATTGTTATTCATGACACTGCTGGTTGAGTAGTTTAATCTCAATTCAATTTTTCATTTAGGTCTTCCAGATGGCTGGATAATCTGTATGAGCCGGAGTTTGAATGTAAAAGAGTTCTCCTGAGAAATCCAGATCAATCTCTTTTGTATTTGTAATCCTTAAAGCATCATCGACTTCCAGTAATTGATCATTTATAATTCCTTTGCCCTCTAAGATATAAAATGTATAGCTGCTATTGGGTTCTAACTGCAAATTTATTTTTGTCTGAGTTTCAAAGATTAGTTTTTTTATTATTAATCCCGGAGTTCTGGAAATGGCTTTACCTGAATCCCCCACGTAGCTTATCGTTCGGATTTGATTTTCAATTTTCGGAAGGAAATCACTGGCGTGATAATCCTTATAAGCAGGCTTTTCATATAGAGTCTTGCTGAAATCAGGATCAAACCATATTTGAAAACCTCTTGAATTTTTACCTAGATGTTCCTCATGCTGAATGCCGGAGTTGCATTGGAAAATTTGAAAATCCCCTTTTTTTAAAGTGGTCCATTTCTTGGATTCTGTATCATAGTGGGTAATTTCTCCCCCGAGAACAAATGTCATGATTTCAAAACCTTTGTGTGGATGCAGTGGGAATTCACACGGATCAATTGTCACGGCATGACTAAAATAAAATAAATTTGAATAAGGCTCTACATCAACAGTTTCTCCGAACGCTACCGGCTTATTGGCTATGAAATTGCCCTGATAAAGAACTCTATTGGATTGTTGTATCTTTTTTTGGATTTGGATCATTGATTCTATTTTTAAAATACATTTTCTAACATTTAAAAAAAGTCACCAAACCTGAGATACAAGATTTGATGACCTTGACAAACAAAATAAATCTAAGTGTTAAGTATCTCCGTTTTTACCTTTTGAATGTGTAACCACACCATATTTGCCCGCATAAAAATCATTATATGCTTCCGCGATCTCTTCTTTAGTGTTCATTACAAATGGGCCATAGGTCACAATGGGCTCATCGTAATTTTCTCCTCCAAAAACTAAAATATCAGTATCTGCAATACTATTATTGGTAAACTGAATTTCTGTTCCTTCTTTTTCAAACACTACCAGTTCACCTTCAAGTAATTCTGTTTCATTGATTTTTGAATTCCCATTAGGCAGAAATGCAGCATACTCCATAGCACTTTCCGTGGGCATGGTAAACGATTTTCCGGCTGTCAAAGTAATATGATATAAAAACTGTTTAGAAAAAGTTTTTACTTTGGAAGTTTCACCGGCATAAGATCCAATAACAATTTTAAGAATTCCCGCATCGTCGAACAGATTTATCTTTGGCAGATCTGCATCCTGCACGGCCATATAGTCCGGCTGTTCTTTTTTTGCCTTAGAAGGAAGATTAATCCAAAATTGAAGTCCAAGTAAGAGTCCTCCATTTTTTTGAAATTCCTGTGAAAAATTCTCATCATGGATAATTCCGTTACCTGCTTTCATCCATTGTCCACCGCCGTCGTTTACAACGCCATACTGATCCCTGCTGTCATAATGTTCAAATTCACCGTGAAGCAGGTAAGTAAATGTAGCAATACCTCTGTGGGGATGTGCACCGTGTCCATCAGGTTTTTGCGGGATCCTTGGAGGATAATTGACTCTTGAGATATAATCTAAAAAGACAAAAGGGCCAACAGCTTTGGTTTTATGATTGGGAAGCATCCGGAAAATGACCATTTCCGCAATGTTTGCACTGTGGCCACGATAGGTATATTCAAATTTTTTTTGCATTTTTTTTCAATTATTTTTTCATAAGTCCATTCCCTGCGGACCATCATATCCTTCTACAATAACAAGAGCTCCTTCTGAAACGGCTCTGCGCATTTTAGCCGCATTTTGATATTCAATAGAATCGTGACAATCCACTGCGTCCTGATAAGTAGGGAACTCTACTATTATCTGTTTGGCTCTTGAGGTTCCTTCCTGAATTCTCTGTTGTCCGTGCATCACTAAAAATACGGCTCCATACTTTGTCATTACTTCTCTGTTGGCATCTCTGTATCGTAAAAGACCTTCCATGTCGAAAATATTATTATTTGCAATCCAATATCCTTTTGCCATTTGTTTTAATTGTTAGTTCTTGAAATTGATTGTAGGCTTTTGCTGAGAAAGTAAAGTAAGACTGCCGCGGATACTATATGCATCACACATAAAATAAGTGCATATCCCACTGTCACATCTTGTATTACCGTAAAGGGGCTAATAAGAGACAGCAAAACGAATACTACAGCTACTATGTAGAAAATTAAAAATCCTTTGTTAGTGAATTTTTCGAAAAGGAAAAAAAGAATACTCCCAATTATCAGTGGAATAATAGAAGCCATAATTACCGGAACTACTGTAAGGGGTTCATTAGGTTTTGGCAAAATATTGTCTGAGATAATTCCGGCGCTATGAAAGATAAAAAACAGGATGGCATTAATTATAGCTGCTACTGCGCCTGCGTATAATCCTGCTGTTATTGACTTTTTGAAACTTAATTTTGAATTCATTTTGAATGTATTTAAATATGATGATTGGTGTTGGATTCTTAGATGTTTTTACAATTCAGCCTCACTAAGGCCATATCCTTGTATTTGTGATTGTTTTATCGGCTTCTAAAAGCCGTTCTCTATGCTGTCTAAAGGAAAATGAAAAGCCCAATGGGAACGGGGCTTTTCATTTTTGTTAACGGAAGAATTATTGAGCGAACGCACTTGATGCAACTCCTTCAGCTTTTTGTCCTTCAGGCTTGGCCAGATTAGGATATAATTCAAAAAGAACGCCAAATGTAGTGGTCACAATTGCGCCCATATCACGCATACG contains:
- a CDS encoding helix-turn-helix domain-containing protein, which encodes MEKSILLHCISPEELKEMIREVFRTEAFEPGYPADKEGPEILLTRYETAALLRISLTSLWKWTKEQKLQSYGMGNRRYYKKNEVLQCLKTF
- a CDS encoding Pycsar system effector family protein, whose protein sequence is MNNNSIEKENSEELLLAAPKEKNKVSGKENPGKGIDTMFRTTINNQYKVSGYADKKAHILLSVNTIIISVSLSILFPKLGRHTNTHLIIPAFILVVFSTISIVFAILTTRPNITKANFSKVEVEKKNLNLLFFGNFYKTSFEDYNWAFHQMLNDSEYLYDSMVKDVYYHGLVLKKKYSLLRITYNIFMFGIIISVFAFIVNFEFWP
- a CDS encoding pirin family protein, with amino-acid sequence MIQIQKKIQQSNRVLYQGNFIANKPVAFGETVDVEPYSNLFYFSHAVTIDPCEFPLHPHKGFEIMTFVLGGEITHYDTESKKWTTLKKGDFQIFQCNSGIQHEEHLGKNSRGFQIWFDPDFSKTLYEKPAYKDYHASDFLPKIENQIRTISYVGDSGKAISRTPGLIIKKLIFETQTKINLQLEPNSSYTFYILEGKGIINDQLLEVDDALRITNTKEIDLDFSGELFYIQTPAHTDYPAIWKT
- a CDS encoding pirin-like C-terminal cupin domain-containing protein gives rise to the protein MQKKFEYTYRGHSANIAEMVIFRMLPNHKTKAVGPFVFLDYISRVNYPPRIPQKPDGHGAHPHRGIATFTYLLHGEFEHYDSRDQYGVVNDGGGQWMKAGNGIIHDENFSQEFQKNGGLLLGLQFWINLPSKAKKEQPDYMAVQDADLPKINLFDDAGILKIVIGSYAGETSKVKTFSKQFLYHITLTAGKSFTMPTESAMEYAAFLPNGNSKINETELLEGELVVFEKEGTEIQFTNNSIADTDILVFGGENYDEPIVTYGPFVMNTKEEIAEAYNDFYAGKYGVVTHSKGKNGDT
- a CDS encoding DUF1330 domain-containing protein: MAKGYWIANNNIFDMEGLLRYRDANREVMTKYGAVFLVMHGQQRIQEGTSRAKQIIVEFPTYQDAVDCHDSIEYQNAAKMRRAVSEGALVIVEGYDGPQGMDL
- a CDS encoding DUF6069 family protein, which codes for MNSKLSFKKSITAGLYAGAVAAIINAILFFIFHSAGIISDNILPKPNEPLTVVPVIMASIIPLIIGSILFFLFEKFTNKGFLIFYIVAVVFVLLSLISPFTVIQDVTVGYALILCVMHIVSAAVLLYFLSKSLQSISRTNN